In Gimesia panareensis, the genomic window TGCTCTCCATCATTCACGGCGGCATTCACCTGGGGAATTTCCGCGATAAAGGCTCCGTTGCCCGTTGCTTTCAGACTGGCTTCCAGCGAGTCCAGAATATTCATGCCGGCCTGTTGTGTCAGTGCGAATGCCCAGGAAAAGCGGGCAATGGCGAACGAACGCATGCAGTGACCCACAACGGGAATCTTCAGAAACAGGCGGTGAAAAAAGCGTTTGCCTCCCCACAGTCGATCCAGCAGCTGATATGCGACAAACATTACAAAAATGGAACCGAACGTACAGGTCAGCCAGATCAGGGCACCGCTGGGTCCCGAGAGCCCCAGGCCCAGCACGTCGATCGCCTCGCCTCCCCGTGCGTCCGCTATCAACCCCAACACCAGAATCATCAGGGCGATGACCATAATCGCCGCCACGAACTGAAACACGGGCCAGGCAATCAGTCTCACAAAGTTTTTCCGCAGGTTCAGCAACTGATCATAATGTTCGGACAACGCTTTCAATACTTCAGGCAGACCGCCGCTCTGTTCGGCTACACTGACCATGTTGATCATCAGTTCCGGGTAATAGTCCCCCTGTTTCTGCATTGCCGAGGTCACATCGTTACCGGCTTTCAGTTCAACGGTGATATCCTGAACCGACTGCTGCATGCGACGATCGCTCAGTTTTTTCCCGGCCAGCTGGAAACTTTTCGTGATCGGCACCCCGGATTCCAGCATCGTACTTAAAGAACGACACAGCATCGCCAGTGATTTCAATGAAGCACGTGACCGGAACATGGATTTGACTTTCAGGAAACATTTAGACTAAACAGAATCAGGAGAGGACCGCCGTCCCGTTCATTATGTCGAATTACGACTTATCTGAGAGTGACAATCTTCTACACATTGCGAAAAAAATGAAAATTTGTCAGAGTAACCCTCGGTCTTTCAGAATTTGTTTACAGAAATCGATCCTGGGAAAATGATTGAATGGATTTTTTAAAGTTAGCGGGAAAACGGATTCTCGTATTTGGAGTCGCCAACCGCAAAAGCGTGGCTTATCAGACGGGAAAGGTCCTGGAAGAAGCGGGAGCCGAAGTCATCTATGTCGTGCGTTCGGAAGCCCGCAGGGAATCGCTGGCCAAGCTCCTGAAAGACGCACCGATTTATGTCTGCGATGTCGAACATCAGCAGGCAATTGACCAGCTGCAGGCCGACATCAGCCAGAAATACGATGTCATCCACGGCCTGGTACACTCCATCGCCTTTGCCGATTACTCAGCCGGCTGGCTCCCGTTCCACGAATCTCCCCGTGCGGCGTTTTTACAGGCAGTCGACATCTCCTGTTTCTCCCTGATCGCGCTCTCGAACGCCTTCAAAGAGTTGCTCGATCCGGAGCAGGGGAGTGTGGTCACCATTTCAATCTCTACGACACGCATGGCCGCGGAAAACTACGGGTACATGGCCCCGGTCAAAGCGGCCCTCGATTCGTCAGTCTGCTTTCTGGCCAAATCATTTTCCAACTTCTCGCAGGTCCGCTTCAATGCCGTCTGTCCCGGCCTGCTGAAAACGTCCGCCTCCGCAGGCATCCCGGGATATGTCGACAGCTACTTGTTCGCAGAAAAGGCCACGTTGAGAAAATCAGCCGTACAGACCTGCGAAGTCGCAGACACAGTGGCCTTCCTGATCAGTCCCCGCTCCTCGGGCATCACTTCTCAGGGAATCGTCATCGATGCCGGCATGGGAACCAACTATTTCGATAACGAAATCATCTCGGACCAGGCCTGAATGGAGTTGAAACAGCAAATAAAAACAGCCGACGGAAATCAATCCCGTCGGCTGTTTTCGTTCACATCACGGGCGAAACGTTAGCCTCGCCATGTTCGTTATGATTTTTTCCGTTATGATTTTTTCCGGGGCTTTCCTTTGCCTTTGCCACCAGCCCGTTTGCCACGGTTCTTCATCATCTCTGCCCGTGCGGCCTGGCGTTCGGCTTCATCAAGCTTGCCATCGCCGTTTTTGTCGAACTTCTTGAGCATCGCTTCGCGGTTGAACCCGGGACGACCTGCGCCCAGAGTCTTGCGTGCTTCCTGACGTTCGGCTTCGCTCAGCTTCCCATCGCCGTCCTTATCGAATTTTTTGATCATCTCTTCACGGCTCATCCGCGGGCCACGCTGCCCCATTTTAGCACGGGCTTCCTGAGCAGCCTTGCGCTCTTCCTGATCCAGTTTGCCGTCGCCATTCTTGTCAAACTTCTTCATGAACTCTTCCCGGTTAAAGCCCGGACGCCCTTTCTGACCTCCCTTTTCTTCGCGTGCTTTCCGTGCAGCGGCACGCTCTTCTTCATTCAACTTGCCATCACCGTCCTTATCAAATTTTTTGATGATCTCTTCGCGGTTGGGGCGCTGTCCCTTTTTCCCCTCTTCAGCCTGCGTTGCAGAACTCCATGAAAGCACAGCCATGCCTAAAGCAAACGCAGTTACAATCCGATTCATTTTCATCAAGACAGCTCCTCATTCTCAAAAACAATGTGAACAGGAATCAGCTTCCTGCAGCGGTTTCAGTTAACACATTATCAAACGCGAAACGGAGGATGATGTTTCGCAGTTTCTCAGAAAAAAATCAGAATTCAGTATCAGTTTCACACCGTAACCCTATGAAATCAGGGAAATTCAGACTGTCACCGGCACCAAGCTGATCTTGCCTCAATTCCGCCTCACCTATTATGATGCCGCCCCTGTGGGCTGCGCCTGTTCAAACACTCCTTACATTCGATGCCTGTATTCCTGAAGTCAATGAGCACACCCGACCTGTCAGCACAACTGAATCAGATTGAAGCGCAGCGAATCTGCATCATCAAACCCAGTGCGCTGGGTGATGTCGTGCAGACACTTCCCATTCTGCCGGTGCTCCGCGAACGCTTTCCGGGCGCCCGCATTTCCTGGGTCATCCGCGACAGCTTTGCCAATCTGCTGGAAGGGCATCCCTGCCTGGATGAAATCATTCCTTTCCAGCGCCGCAGCTCAGCTGGGCAATGGTGGCAGTTTCTCAAAAGCCTGAACCAGAAAAAGTTTGACCTGGTCATCGATCTGCAGGGACTGCTGCGTACCGGCATCATGACAGCCGCAACCCGCGCCCCGTGGCGGATCGGCATTGAAGCCGCCCGCGAAGGTTCCCGCTTCACCTGCAATCTGACCGTCCCCGACACCGGGCGCTATGTCCCCGCCTGGCTCAAGTACTGGCGTGTCGCAGATGCCTTCGGACAGGGAGAGCTGGAGCGCAAAACAGAAATCTATCTGTCTCCGGGAGACCGTAACTGGGCTCTGGATAAATTACATTCCCCCGAATACCCGCTGCCCACTCTGGCCATCCATGCGGGCGCGCAATGGATTACCAAACGCTGGCCGCCGGAAAGCTTCGCCGCCGTCGGCGCCAAAGCGATCCGCCGCTTCCGCTGCCAGATTGTTTTGGTTGGAACGTCAGCTGAAAGAGAACTGACCGGTCACATCGAAAAACTGTTACATAAGTTCGTTCCCACCGGCAGGGTGATCAACCTCGCCGGAGAGACTTCGCTGAAACAACTGGCCGCAGTTCTGCAACAGTCTGACTTTGTACTGACCAACGATTCCGGTCCGATGCACCTGGCTGCGGGACTGGGGACTCCGGTCACGGGGATCTTCACCTGCACCAGTTCTCTCCGTTCCGGTCCGCCGGGAGACCTGCACGAACTGGTCTCCACGAATGTCAGCTGCGGTGGCAGTTACAACAAGCGCTGCCCCAAACGGGGACCGCAGAATCTGTGTTGCATGGAAGAGCTGGAAATCAGTCGTGTCTGGCAGGCCCTGCATCGACTGATCACCCGCGAAGCAGCCGCGAGAACATCGAAAGCGGCCTGATCGCCCTGTTGATCAACGCTCCGGGCGCCGCAGTTCGTAATAGCGACTCAGCACACGCACCCGGTAAATCTGGTACGCAGTGATCATTCCCAATATCGCCAGGACCATCCCGTAAATCACGGGATACTGCCACAACTCCACCAGTTCCCGCCTGACCAGAACCAGGATCGCAAAGGCAAGCAGTGAGAGTACCGTGGTAAACAACACCAGCCGTACATAAAAAAACAGGCCGGCTGAGACGATCAGCATCGGATAACCGATCAACAGAATCCCGATCGGGGAATCAGCCAGGATCAACAGTCCCGTCAGCAGTGCAACATCCGCCGCCGACCAGCAGTAGCGGACCCGCTTCTTGTTCGGAAAGTAATCCAGCCCGAACTGAAAGAACACCACCAGCGCTCCCCACAGCATAAACAGCGACATGATCTGGATGTGATACCCCAGATCGACGCCTTGCGTGGAATAGACGGTCTGAATAATGCCAATCGCCAGCAGAATCGCCGACAGGCGCGAGACCAGCGCCGGTTTGCGGCGAAACCAGCGTTGAAACTTCTGCACCACTCCTGCCGGCTGCGCCTGCAGCGGCTCTCCCGTGATGAATCGTTCCAGATCCTGGGCCAGCTCCTGTGCCGACTGATAGCGCAGAGCGGGATCTTTTTCCAGACATTTCAGACAGATCAGTTCCAGTCCGCGCGGAATCTCCCTGCAGTGCGAATGAGGTAACGCGGGTTCGCCTTCAATCACCGCGACCAGCGAATCGAGCGGGCTGCTGTGTTTAAAAGGGGAGACTCCGGTCAGCAGTTCATACAGAATGATCCCCAGGCAGAAAATGTCACTCCTGGTGGAAATCTGATCCAGTTGACCGGCTGCCTGCTCAGGCGACATGTAACCCGGGGTCCCCACAATCATGCCGGTCTGCGTGCGGGCATCCGTGCCTGAGCCCAGTGGAAGATCCTCGTAGAGTTTCGCCAGGCCAAAATCGGTTACATACGCCTGACCGGCACCATCGATCAGAATGTTCGACGGTTTCAGGTCGCGATGCACAATTTCTTTGGAATGCAGATACGCGACCGCCTCCGCGACCTGCCTCATGAGTGATGCGATCTGAAAATAATCGGCTGGCTCCGTCTCCGACAACGGGCGGAAACCCGGATTTGCCAGGGAACCGCCTTCAATGTAATCCATGGTAAAATAATGCTGCCCCAGATGCTGTCCCACCTCATGGATGGCAACAATATTCGCATGCTGCAGGCGACCGGCTGCCTGGGCTTCCAGATAAAACCGGCGGACCTCGTCCTCAGAGGCAAACTGATTACTCAGGATCGTCTTGAGTGCGACCACCCGGTTCAGATCTTTCTGGCGGGCCTTATACACGATGCCCATGCCGCCCCGGCCCAGTTCTTCCAGCAGTTCATAATTGCCAAATTCCCGTGAGGGCAGGGGAGCCGTCTGGCGCGATGCCTCCTGTGCGAGATAGAGCGTCGGGTCCTCGGGCCCCAGTTCTCCCGCTTCCGAATTACTTTCCGCTTGAGGTGCCAGACGTTCCAGGGAATCCAGGCAGGCCATCAGCGGTTTTAATTCGGGATTGATGGCCCGCAGGCTCTGACAGCTGGCCTCATCCTGGCGCTGCAGATAGTCCAGATACTGATTGAGGATTTCCACCTGCTCAGATTGTTCATTCAGCTCGTCGGTCACAGACTGTCTGCTTTCTAAGTTGGTTCATTCAGGGGCTCAAGGATCGACTGTCACACCTGCTCCAGCAGTTCCTGCAGTTGATTGAGCGCCCGCATCCAGAGCATCTGTACGGCACCGGGGCTCCGCTGCATCCGCTCAGCCACTTCTTTGAATGAAAGTCTCTGCAGGTTGCGTAACATGATCACTTCCTGGTAATCGGGGGGCAGCCGACTGACTGCTTCGGCGACCTGAATTTCCTGCTCCCGGTTCAACAGGATCCGGCTCGGGGTCTCCGCCTGGTCGGGCAGTTCCCATTTCTGCTGACCGGACGTTTCTGTCTGCTGGCCGGCCCGATCAATGGAAAACTCCCGCTTCACATCGCGCTTGGCGGCTCCCTGGTACCGGCGGGCAAAGTCCAGCGTATTATGATTCAGAATGCCCCGCAGCCAGCCCAGCCATTCCGCCTCCGTTTCGCCTTCAAAGCGGGAGAGCCCCTTGTGCGCTTCAAGCAGGGTCTGCTGCACCAGATCGGAAGCATCAAATTTGGTGCGCATCCAGCCTTCAATCTGGGCGCGGGCGATCAGCGAAATATAGGCGCGGCATTTTTCCAGCAGTTCATTT contains:
- a CDS encoding type II secretion system F family protein — translated: MFRSRASLKSLAMLCRSLSTMLESGVPITKSFQLAGKKLSDRRMQQSVQDITVELKAGNDVTSAMQKQGDYYPELMINMVSVAEQSGGLPEVLKALSEHYDQLLNLRKNFVRLIAWPVFQFVAAIMVIALMILVLGLIADARGGEAIDVLGLGLSGPSGALIWLTCTFGSIFVMFVAYQLLDRLWGGKRFFHRLFLKIPVVGHCMRSFAIARFSWAFALTQQAGMNILDSLEASLKATGNGAFIAEIPQVNAAVNDGEHLTDAMAMTRLFPDDYIQMVNVGETSGTVPETLERLSPRFQEDAQRSLAALAAVLGWLVWAMVAAFIIFVVFRIAFWYLGIINDALKQV
- a CDS encoding enoyl-ACP reductase FabI, with product MDFLKLAGKRILVFGVANRKSVAYQTGKVLEEAGAEVIYVVRSEARRESLAKLLKDAPIYVCDVEHQQAIDQLQADISQKYDVIHGLVHSIAFADYSAGWLPFHESPRAAFLQAVDISCFSLIALSNAFKELLDPEQGSVVTISISTTRMAAENYGYMAPVKAALDSSVCFLAKSFSNFSQVRFNAVCPGLLKTSASAGIPGYVDSYLFAEKATLRKSAVQTCEVADTVAFLISPRSSGITSQGIVIDAGMGTNYFDNEIISDQA
- a CDS encoding EF-hand domain-containing protein, which produces MKMNRIVTAFALGMAVLSWSSATQAEEGKKGQRPNREEIIKKFDKDGDGKLNEEERAAARKAREEKGGQKGRPGFNREEFMKKFDKNGDGKLDQEERKAAQEARAKMGQRGPRMSREEMIKKFDKDGDGKLSEAERQEARKTLGAGRPGFNREAMLKKFDKNGDGKLDEAERQAARAEMMKNRGKRAGGKGKGKPRKKS
- a CDS encoding glycosyltransferase family 9 protein, with amino-acid sequence MSTPDLSAQLNQIEAQRICIIKPSALGDVVQTLPILPVLRERFPGARISWVIRDSFANLLEGHPCLDEIIPFQRRSSAGQWWQFLKSLNQKKFDLVIDLQGLLRTGIMTAATRAPWRIGIEAAREGSRFTCNLTVPDTGRYVPAWLKYWRVADAFGQGELERKTEIYLSPGDRNWALDKLHSPEYPLPTLAIHAGAQWITKRWPPESFAAVGAKAIRRFRCQIVLVGTSAERELTGHIEKLLHKFVPTGRVINLAGETSLKQLAAVLQQSDFVLTNDSGPMHLAAGLGTPVTGIFTCTSSLRSGPPGDLHELVSTNVSCGGSYNKRCPKRGPQNLCCMEELEISRVWQALHRLITREAAARTSKAA
- a CDS encoding serine/threonine protein kinase, coding for MTDELNEQSEQVEILNQYLDYLQRQDEASCQSLRAINPELKPLMACLDSLERLAPQAESNSEAGELGPEDPTLYLAQEASRQTAPLPSREFGNYELLEELGRGGMGIVYKARQKDLNRVVALKTILSNQFASEDEVRRFYLEAQAAGRLQHANIVAIHEVGQHLGQHYFTMDYIEGGSLANPGFRPLSETEPADYFQIASLMRQVAEAVAYLHSKEIVHRDLKPSNILIDGAGQAYVTDFGLAKLYEDLPLGSGTDARTQTGMIVGTPGYMSPEQAAGQLDQISTRSDIFCLGIILYELLTGVSPFKHSSPLDSLVAVIEGEPALPHSHCREIPRGLELICLKCLEKDPALRYQSAQELAQDLERFITGEPLQAQPAGVVQKFQRWFRRKPALVSRLSAILLAIGIIQTVYSTQGVDLGYHIQIMSLFMLWGALVVFFQFGLDYFPNKKRVRYCWSAADVALLTGLLILADSPIGILLIGYPMLIVSAGLFFYVRLVLFTTVLSLLAFAILVLVRRELVELWQYPVIYGMVLAILGMITAYQIYRVRVLSRYYELRRPER
- a CDS encoding sigma-70 family RNA polymerase sigma factor — encoded protein: MPQSQFEELIQRTRDGDRTAENELLEKCRAYISLIARAQIEGWMRTKFDASDLVQQTLLEAHKGLSRFEGETEAEWLGWLRGILNHNTLDFARRYQGAAKRDVKREFSIDRAGQQTETSGQQKWELPDQAETPSRILLNREQEIQVAEAVSRLPPDYQEVIMLRNLQRLSFKEVAERMQRSPGAVQMLWMRALNQLQELLEQV